A genome region from Rhodopseudomonas boonkerdii includes the following:
- a CDS encoding OsmC family protein, translating into MDAATLRATQAPIKERYKTDPKAAFITLKAKGSIDNDGIACKVETGRQIAAAGLHPATGGSGLELCSGDMLLEALVACAGVTLKSVATAVEIPLKSGNVIAEGDLDFRGTLGVDKEAPVGFAEIRLRFDVETEAPQDKLDLLLKLTERYCVVYQTIKNGPKVSVTLNRV; encoded by the coding sequence ATGGACGCCGCCACGCTTCGCGCCACCCAGGCACCGATCAAGGAACGCTACAAGACCGATCCCAAAGCGGCTTTCATCACGCTGAAGGCCAAGGGCTCGATCGACAATGACGGCATCGCCTGCAAGGTCGAGACCGGTCGGCAGATCGCGGCCGCCGGCCTGCATCCGGCAACGGGCGGCTCCGGCCTTGAACTCTGTTCCGGCGACATGCTGCTGGAAGCGCTGGTCGCCTGCGCCGGTGTCACCCTGAAATCCGTCGCCACCGCCGTCGAGATCCCGCTGAAGTCCGGCAACGTTATCGCCGAAGGCGATCTCGATTTTCGCGGCACGCTCGGCGTCGACAAGGAAGCCCCGGTCGGCTTCGCCGAAATCCGCCTGCGTTTCGATGTCGAGACCGAAGCACCACAGGACAAGCTCGATCTCCTGCTCAAGCTCACCGAGCGCTATTGCGTCGTCTATCAGACCATCAAGAATGGCCCGAAGGTTTCAGTGACGCTCAATCGGGTCTGA
- the mutS gene encoding DNA mismatch repair protein MutS, translated as MTIQQTIAAPEPPAPATDDTKVSPMMQQYLEIKAANPGLLLFYRMGDFYEIFFEDAELASRSLGIVLTKRGKHQGMDIPMCGVPVVRADEYLHRLIGLGIRVAVCEQMEDPAEAKKRGSKSVVRRDVVRVVTPGTLTEENLLDARANNYLMAIARAKGSSGGDRIGLAWIDISTAEFIVTECATGELGATLARINPNEVIVTDALYSDPDLSQLLRELPAVTPLTRDVFDGATAERRLCDYFAVATMDGLSAMSRLEATAAAACVTYVERTQIGKRIPLSPPTREVVGTTMAIDPATRANLELTRTLGGERKGSLLDAIDCTVTAAGSRLLAQRLAAPLTDVAGIARRHDAVATFVADSGLRDDLRSALKIAPDMSRALARLLVGRGGPRDLACIRDGVFAADQVLDRLSAVENPPAEIAAAVTGLRRPSRELAATFARALDDDLPLMKRDGGFVREGFEPVLDETRNLRDASRLVVASMQARYADDTGVKALKIRHNNVLGYFVEVTAQHGDKLMAPPLNATFIHRQTLAGQVRFTTSELGEIEAKIANAGDRALGLELEIFERLAGMVAEDSDDLYAASHAFAQLDVATALAKLAVDDNYVRPEVDDSLLFAIEGGRHPVVEQALRRDGQPFIANASDLSPGPGQKSGQIWLITGPNMAGKSTFLRQNALIALLAQIGSFVPASRARIGIVDRLFSRVGAADDLARGRSTFMVEMVETAVILNQATERALVILDEIGRGTATFDGLSIAWAAIEHLHESNKCRALFATHYHELTQLATKLPRLFNATVRVKEWHGDVVFLHEVLPGSADRSYGIQVAKLAGLPPAVISRAKAVLAKLEAQDRGQGAKVLVDDLPLFAITSRAPEEERPPSEADLLMEAVKALHPDEMSPREALDALYALKAKLPKQ; from the coding sequence ATGACGATCCAGCAGACCATTGCCGCCCCGGAACCGCCCGCGCCCGCCACGGACGACACCAAGGTGTCGCCGATGATGCAGCAATATCTCGAGATCAAGGCCGCCAATCCGGGTCTCTTGCTGTTCTATCGGATGGGCGATTTCTATGAGATCTTCTTCGAGGACGCCGAACTGGCCTCGCGTTCCCTCGGCATCGTGCTGACCAAGCGCGGCAAGCATCAGGGCATGGATATCCCCATGTGCGGCGTGCCGGTGGTGCGCGCCGACGAGTATCTACACCGGCTGATTGGGCTCGGCATCCGCGTCGCCGTGTGCGAGCAGATGGAGGATCCGGCCGAGGCGAAGAAGCGCGGCAGCAAGAGCGTGGTGCGCCGTGACGTCGTTCGCGTGGTGACGCCGGGCACGCTGACCGAAGAGAACCTGCTGGATGCGCGCGCCAACAATTATCTGATGGCGATCGCGCGGGCGAAGGGATCGAGCGGAGGAGATCGCATCGGCCTCGCCTGGATCGATATTTCCACGGCGGAGTTCATCGTCACCGAATGTGCGACCGGCGAACTCGGTGCGACGCTTGCGCGTATCAATCCCAATGAAGTGATCGTCACGGATGCGCTCTACAGCGATCCCGATCTTAGCCAGCTCCTGCGCGAACTCCCGGCCGTCACGCCGCTGACCCGCGACGTGTTCGACGGCGCCACTGCCGAACGCCGCCTGTGCGACTATTTCGCCGTCGCCACCATGGATGGCCTCAGCGCGATGTCGCGGCTGGAGGCCACGGCGGCCGCGGCTTGCGTTACTTATGTGGAGCGCACCCAGATCGGCAAGCGCATCCCGCTGTCGCCGCCGACGCGGGAAGTGGTCGGTACGACGATGGCGATCGATCCGGCCACCCGCGCCAATCTCGAACTGACGCGCACGCTCGGCGGCGAGCGCAAGGGCTCGCTGCTGGATGCGATCGATTGCACCGTGACGGCGGCCGGCTCCCGCCTGCTGGCGCAGCGGCTTGCCGCGCCGCTGACCGATGTTGCCGGTATTGCGCGCCGCCATGATGCCGTCGCGACTTTCGTCGCTGATAGCGGTCTGCGCGACGATCTGCGTTCGGCATTGAAGATCGCGCCGGACATGTCGCGCGCGCTGGCGCGGCTGTTGGTCGGCCGCGGCGGGCCGCGCGATCTGGCTTGTATCCGCGATGGCGTATTCGCGGCGGATCAGGTGCTGGATCGGCTGAGTGCCGTCGAGAATCCGCCGGCAGAGATCGCCGCGGCGGTGACTGGCCTGCGCCGCCCGTCGCGTGAACTGGCTGCGACCTTTGCCCGCGCGCTCGATGACGACCTGCCATTGATGAAGCGTGACGGCGGCTTCGTCCGCGAGGGTTTCGAGCCCGTGCTCGACGAGACGCGCAATCTGCGTGATGCTTCGCGGCTGGTTGTGGCATCGATGCAGGCCCGCTATGCCGATGACACCGGCGTCAAGGCACTGAAGATCCGGCACAACAATGTGCTCGGCTATTTCGTCGAGGTCACTGCGCAGCATGGCGACAAGCTGATGGCGCCGCCGCTGAATGCGACCTTCATCCATCGCCAGACGCTGGCCGGACAAGTGCGCTTCACGACGTCGGAGCTCGGCGAGATCGAAGCCAAGATCGCCAATGCCGGCGACCGCGCGCTCGGGCTGGAGCTGGAAATCTTCGAGCGACTGGCGGGCATGGTTGCGGAGGATTCCGATGACCTCTATGCGGCGTCGCATGCTTTCGCGCAGCTCGATGTGGCGACGGCGCTGGCGAAGCTCGCGGTCGATGACAATTATGTCCGCCCCGAAGTGGACGACTCCCTGCTCTTCGCCATCGAGGGCGGGCGCCATCCAGTGGTCGAGCAAGCGTTGCGCCGCGATGGCCAGCCTTTTATCGCCAATGCCAGCGATCTGTCGCCGGGGCCGGGTCAGAAGTCCGGGCAGATCTGGCTGATCACTGGTCCGAACATGGCCGGTAAATCGACCTTTCTGCGCCAGAACGCGCTGATTGCACTGCTGGCGCAGATCGGCAGTTTCGTGCCGGCATCGCGAGCGCGGATCGGCATCGTCGATCGCCTGTTCTCGCGCGTCGGCGCAGCCGACGATCTTGCCCGCGGGCGTTCGACCTTCATGGTCGAGATGGTGGAGACCGCCGTCATCCTCAATCAGGCCACCGAGCGCGCGCTGGTGATCCTCGACGAGATCGGCCGCGGTACGGCGACGTTCGACGGCCTGTCGATCGCCTGGGCGGCGATCGAGCATCTGCATGAGAGCAATAAGTGCCGCGCGCTGTTTGCGACCCATTATCACGAGCTCACGCAGCTTGCGACCAAGCTGCCGCGGCTGTTCAATGCCACGGTGCGGGTGAAGGAATGGCACGGCGACGTCGTGTTCCTGCACGAGGTGCTGCCGGGCTCGGCCGACCGCTCCTATGGCATTCAGGTGGCGAAACTCGCCGGTCTGCCACCGGCGGTGATCTCACGCGCGAAAGCAGTGCTGGCAAAACTCGAGGCGCAGGATCGCGGCCAGGGCGCCAAGGTGCTGGTCGACGACCTGCCGCTCTTCGCCATCACCTCGCGCGCGCCGGAAGAAGAGCGGCCGCCGAGCGAGGCCGATCTTCTGATGGAAGCCGTGAAGGCGCTGCATCCCGACGAGATGTCGCCGCGCGAGGCGCTGGATGCGCTCTATGCCCTCAAGGCGAAACTGCCGAAACAATAA
- the pcaF gene encoding 3-oxoadipyl-CoA thiolase, whose product MSDVFICDAVRTPIGRFGGSLAKVRADDLAAAPIKALKERNPNVKWDEIDEVFFGCANQAGEDNRNVARMAALLAGLPETVPGQTLNRLCASGLDAVGAGARAIRAGEIDFAIAGGVESMTRAPFVQGKAQEAFSRQSEIFDTTIGWRFINPLMKAQYGVDAMPETGENVAQDFQISRADQDAFAINSQQRAGKAIATGYFAEEIIAVQAPGGKAGPITVDKDEHPRPETTLEGLSKLKPIVRKDGTVTAGNASGVNDGAAAMILASAKAVAKYGLTPRARILGLASAGVAPRIMGIGPVPATQKLMERLGLKISDFDLIELNEAFASQGIAVLRQLGVKEDADFVNPHGGAIALGHPLGMSGARLALTAVHGMEKRGGKLALATMCVGVGQGVAMAIEKLN is encoded by the coding sequence ATGAGCGATGTGTTTATCTGCGACGCCGTGCGCACCCCGATCGGCCGTTTTGGCGGCTCGCTCGCGAAAGTCCGCGCCGACGACCTCGCTGCCGCTCCGATCAAGGCGCTGAAAGAGCGCAATCCGAACGTCAAATGGGACGAGATCGACGAGGTTTTCTTCGGCTGCGCCAACCAGGCCGGTGAAGACAACCGCAACGTTGCCCGCATGGCCGCGCTGCTCGCCGGCCTGCCGGAAACCGTTCCCGGCCAGACCCTCAACCGCCTTTGCGCGTCCGGCCTCGACGCCGTCGGTGCCGGCGCCCGCGCCATCCGCGCCGGCGAGATCGATTTCGCCATTGCCGGCGGCGTCGAATCTATGACTCGCGCGCCGTTCGTGCAGGGCAAGGCGCAGGAAGCCTTCTCCCGCCAGTCGGAAATTTTCGACACCACCATCGGCTGGCGCTTCATCAACCCGCTGATGAAGGCGCAGTATGGCGTCGATGCGATGCCGGAGACCGGCGAGAATGTCGCACAGGATTTCCAGATCTCGCGCGCCGACCAGGACGCCTTCGCCATCAACTCGCAGCAGCGCGCCGGCAAGGCGATCGCTACCGGCTACTTCGCCGAAGAAATCATCGCGGTGCAGGCGCCGGGCGGCAAGGCCGGTCCGATCACCGTGGACAAGGACGAGCATCCGCGCCCGGAAACCACGCTGGAAGGTCTGTCCAAGCTGAAGCCGATCGTGCGCAAGGACGGCACCGTCACCGCCGGCAATGCTTCGGGTGTTAATGACGGAGCCGCCGCGATGATCCTCGCCTCCGCCAAGGCCGTCGCGAAATATGGCCTCACCCCGCGTGCCCGCATTCTCGGCCTCGCTTCGGCGGGCGTCGCCCCGCGCATCATGGGCATCGGCCCGGTGCCGGCGACGCAGAAGCTGATGGAGCGCCTCGGTCTCAAGATCAGCGACTTCGATCTCATCGAGCTCAACGAAGCTTTTGCCTCGCAGGGCATCGCGGTGCTGCGCCAGCTCGGCGTCAAGGAAGATGCTGATTTCGTGAACCCGCATGGCGGCGCCATCGCGCTCGGCCATCCGCTCGGCATGAGCGGCGCCCGCCTCGCGCTGACCGCTGTGCACGGCATGGAGAAACGCGGTGGCAAGCTCGCGCTCGCCACCATGTGCGTCGGCGTCGGCCAGGGCGTCGCCATGGCGATCGAGAAGCTGAACTGA